In Cupriavidus taiwanensis, the following are encoded in one genomic region:
- a CDS encoding phage holin family protein, with translation MRLLVVWIINAVALFVLPYIIPSIHIKSFGSAMLAALVLGLVNTLIRPILVLLTLPVTLLTLGLFIFVINALLFLFVGNLLSGFTVGGFWAALLGSILYSVISWLLASLLLGNRDD, from the coding sequence ATGAGACTACTGGTCGTCTGGATCATCAACGCCGTTGCGCTGTTCGTCTTGCCGTACATCATCCCGTCGATCCACATCAAGAGCTTCGGCTCGGCGATGCTGGCGGCGCTGGTGCTGGGTCTGGTCAATACGCTGATCCGTCCGATCCTGGTGCTCCTGACCTTGCCGGTCACGCTGCTGACGCTGGGGCTGTTTATCTTCGTCATCAACGCGCTGCTGTTTCTGTTCGTCGGCAACCTGCTGTCGGGCTTTACCGTCGGCGGCTTCTGGGCGGCCTTGCTGGGCTCCATCCTGTACAGCGTGATCTCGTGGCTGCTGGCCAGCCTGCTGCTGGGCAACCGCGACGACTGA